A region from the Candidatus Rokuibacteriota bacterium genome encodes:
- the coaBC gene encoding bifunctional phosphopantothenoylcysteine decarboxylase/phosphopantothenate--cysteine ligase CoaBC, with product MLSGKELILGVTGSIAAYKAVYLLRELTRLGAGVTVVLTEAAQKFVGPLTWRTLSGRPVLTDLFDPQTEAAVEHVALAERADALLVAPASANLLGKAAHGIADDFLTTLLLACRGPVLMVPAMDAAMWDHAAVQANVATLRSRGVTVIEPEAGELASGLSGKGRFPEVETILEALHRLLVPAKDLAGERVLITAGPTREPIDPVRYLSNRSSGKMGYAIALAALRRGAEVILVSGPTALTPPPGAVFVPIQTAEEMREAVLQHLDGATMVIKAAAVADYRLARPHATKVPSKQEGLSIPLVPTPDILGEVAARNAGAFLVGFAAETHDLLAHAKEKLQAKGIDLLVANDVSRTGIGFESDDNEVLLLDRWGGVQELPRMPKLQVADAILDRILALRASRPAKARR from the coding sequence ATGCTGAGCGGGAAAGAGCTGATCCTGGGTGTCACCGGGTCCATCGCCGCCTACAAGGCGGTCTACCTCCTGCGCGAGCTCACGCGCCTCGGAGCGGGGGTCACCGTCGTCCTTACCGAGGCCGCTCAGAAGTTCGTCGGGCCGCTGACCTGGCGGACGCTCTCCGGCCGGCCGGTGCTGACGGACCTCTTCGATCCGCAGACCGAGGCGGCGGTGGAGCACGTGGCGTTGGCCGAGAGGGCCGACGCGCTCCTGGTGGCGCCGGCCTCCGCCAACCTCCTCGGCAAGGCCGCTCACGGGATCGCCGACGACTTCCTGACCACGCTCCTCCTCGCCTGCCGCGGTCCTGTCCTGATGGTTCCGGCGATGGACGCAGCGATGTGGGATCACGCCGCGGTGCAGGCCAACGTCGCCACGCTGCGGTCCCGCGGCGTCACGGTCATCGAGCCCGAGGCGGGAGAGCTGGCCTCCGGGCTCTCGGGCAAGGGTCGATTCCCCGAGGTGGAGACCATCCTGGAGGCGCTTCACCGCCTGCTTGTGCCTGCGAAGGATCTGGCCGGCGAGCGGGTCCTGATCACCGCCGGCCCGACCCGCGAGCCGATCGATCCCGTCCGCTACCTCTCGAATCGCTCCTCGGGGAAGATGGGGTACGCGATCGCCCTCGCCGCGCTGAGGCGGGGCGCCGAGGTGATCCTCGTGTCTGGACCCACGGCGCTGACGCCGCCCCCGGGAGCGGTGTTCGTGCCCATCCAGACCGCCGAGGAGATGCGCGAGGCCGTGCTCCAGCACCTCGACGGCGCTACCATGGTGATCAAGGCTGCGGCCGTCGCGGACTACCGGCTCGCGCGGCCCCATGCCACCAAGGTCCCCTCGAAGCAGGAAGGCCTCTCGATCCCGCTGGTCCCGACACCGGACATTCTCGGAGAGGTCGCGGCGAGGAACGCGGGCGCCTTCCTGGTGGGCTTCGCGGCCGAGACCCACGACCTCCTCGCCCACGCCAAGGAGAAGCTCCAGGCCAAGGGGATCGACCTCCTCGTCGCCAACGACGTGAGCCGCACGGGAATCGGCTTCGAGTCCGATGACAACGAGGTCCTTCTCCTCGACCGCTGGGGCGGCGTCCAGGAGCTTCCGCGGATGCCGAAGCTCCAGGTGGCTGACGCGATCCTCGACCGGATTCTCGCGCTCAGGGCCTCGAGGCCCGCGAAGGCGCGCCGCTAG
- the rpoZ gene encoding DNA-directed RNA polymerase subunit omega, with product MGFPSLEKALEKVSNRYLLVVLSAKRARQINRGAAPQVESRHKKCTSVALEEVAGGKVGYRLKDEGEALKL from the coding sequence ATGGGGTTTCCCTCCCTCGAGAAGGCGCTGGAGAAGGTATCCAACCGCTACCTGCTGGTCGTGCTTTCGGCCAAGCGGGCCCGCCAGATCAACCGCGGAGCCGCGCCCCAGGTCGAGTCCAGGCACAAGAAGTGCACGAGCGTCGCCCTGGAAGAAGTCGCCGGCGGGAAGGTGGGGTACCGGCTGAAAGATGAGGGCGAAGCGCTGAAGCTTTGA
- the tkt gene encoding transketolase gives MSPPSIDGLCINTIRTLSMDAVQKAKSGHPGTPMALAPVAYVLWDRHLRHNPKNPDWPGRDRFVLSVGHASMLLYSLLHLAGYDVSLDDIKTFRQWDSKCAGHPERGLCPGVETTTGPLGQGVANSVGMAIARRWLAAWFNRPGHTIVDYRVFALCGDGDLMEGVASEAASLAGHLGLANLIWIYDNNRITIEGNTALAFTEDVATRFLAYHWNVQRVGDANDLEQLDRNLTMALAETQRPSLVIVDSHIAYGSPHKQDTSGAHGEPLGEEEVRLTKQRYGWPPDAQFLVPDEVRRHMGETIERGRRWQLEWEARLEAYRKAYPELALEWDCLQSGELPPGWDSELPSFPADKDGAAGRDASSETLNAIARRVPWLVGGSADLAPSTKTRIKDGGDFEREDYAGRNLHFGVREHAMGAILNGMALARLRVYGSGFLIFSDYSRPTLRLAAMMELPVTHIFTHDSIGVGEDGPTHQPIEHLASLRAIPHLVVLRPADANECVEAWRFIMDLKRRPEHLRHSPVALILSRQKLPTLDRTRYAPASGLHRGAYVLADSPGTPEVILTATGSELQWCVEAYEMLSAEKIRARLVSMPSWEIFEQQPQRYREEVLPPEVRARVAVEAASSFGWRRYVGIDGAVIARRDFGASAPLKELLKRFGFSGQAVAAEALRLLSGGEGLKRLSFEVWSPHT, from the coding sequence ATGTCCCCCCCGAGCATTGACGGGCTCTGCATCAACACGATCCGCACGCTCTCGATGGACGCGGTCCAGAAAGCCAAGTCCGGCCACCCGGGAACGCCGATGGCACTGGCGCCGGTCGCCTACGTTCTGTGGGACCGCCACCTGAGGCACAACCCGAAGAATCCCGACTGGCCCGGCCGCGATCGCTTCGTCCTGTCCGTGGGCCACGCCTCGATGCTCCTCTACTCGCTCCTCCACCTGGCCGGCTACGACGTCTCGCTGGACGACATCAAGACCTTCAGGCAGTGGGACTCCAAGTGCGCCGGCCACCCCGAGCGCGGGCTCTGCCCGGGGGTTGAAACCACGACCGGGCCCCTCGGCCAGGGCGTCGCCAACAGCGTCGGGATGGCCATCGCCCGGCGGTGGCTCGCCGCCTGGTTCAACCGGCCCGGCCACACGATCGTGGACTACCGGGTCTTCGCCCTCTGTGGCGACGGGGATCTGATGGAGGGCGTCGCCAGCGAGGCGGCATCACTGGCCGGCCACCTCGGGCTCGCCAACCTGATCTGGATCTACGACAACAACCGGATCACGATCGAGGGGAATACCGCGCTCGCCTTCACCGAGGACGTCGCGACGCGGTTTCTGGCCTACCACTGGAACGTCCAGCGCGTCGGGGATGCCAACGACCTCGAGCAGCTCGACCGCAACCTCACGATGGCGCTCGCCGAAACCCAGCGCCCCTCGCTCGTCATCGTCGACAGCCACATCGCCTACGGCAGCCCCCACAAGCAGGACACCTCCGGCGCCCACGGCGAGCCGCTCGGCGAGGAGGAGGTGCGGCTCACCAAACAGCGCTACGGCTGGCCGCCGGACGCCCAGTTCCTGGTCCCGGATGAAGTGCGACGACACATGGGGGAGACCATCGAGCGCGGCAGGCGCTGGCAGCTCGAATGGGAGGCGCGCCTCGAAGCGTACCGGAAGGCCTATCCGGAGCTGGCTCTCGAGTGGGATTGCCTCCAGTCAGGCGAGCTGCCCCCCGGCTGGGACAGCGAGCTGCCGTCGTTCCCCGCGGACAAGGATGGGGCTGCGGGACGGGACGCCAGCAGCGAGACCCTGAACGCCATCGCCCGGCGCGTCCCCTGGCTCGTCGGCGGCTCCGCCGACCTGGCTCCCTCGACGAAGACGCGGATCAAAGATGGAGGGGATTTCGAGCGCGAGGACTACGCGGGCAGGAACCTGCACTTCGGTGTCCGCGAGCACGCGATGGGTGCGATCCTCAACGGGATGGCCCTGGCCCGGCTCAGGGTCTACGGATCGGGCTTCCTGATCTTCTCCGACTACTCGCGCCCGACGCTCAGGCTCGCCGCCATGATGGAGCTTCCCGTCACCCACATCTTCACCCACGACTCCATCGGGGTCGGCGAGGACGGCCCCACCCACCAGCCGATCGAGCACCTGGCGAGCCTCCGGGCGATCCCCCACCTGGTGGTGCTGAGGCCCGCCGACGCCAACGAGTGCGTCGAGGCCTGGCGGTTCATCATGGACCTCAAGCGCCGTCCCGAGCACCTCCGCCACTCCCCCGTCGCGCTGATCCTGAGCCGCCAGAAGCTCCCCACGCTGGACCGCACGCGCTATGCCCCCGCCTCAGGCCTCCACCGCGGCGCCTACGTCCTGGCCGACTCGCCGGGCACGCCGGAGGTGATCCTGACCGCCACGGGCTCCGAGCTCCAGTGGTGCGTGGAAGCGTACGAGATGCTCAGCGCCGAGAAGATCAGGGCTCGGCTCGTGAGCATGCCGTCCTGGGAGATCTTCGAGCAGCAGCCCCAGCGCTACCGCGAGGAGGTCCTCCCCCCCGAGGTGCGGGCGCGCGTGGCGGTGGAGGCGGCATCGTCCTTCGGCTGGCGGCGCTACGTCGGCATCGACGGCGCCGTCATCGCGCGCCGCGACTTCGGCGCGTCCGCACCGCTGAAGGAGCTCCTCAAGCGCTTCGGCTTTTCGGGCCAGGCCGTCGCGGCCGAAGCCCTCCGGCTCCTGAGCGGCGGCGAGGGGCTCAAGAGGCTGAGCTTCGAGGTCTGGTCGCCCCACACCTGA
- a CDS encoding YicC family protein, with translation MTGYGTAEVTGERFAVAAEARSLNHRHLDLALKLPRSLSSLELEARRLIQGQVQRGRLDVSVEVRPLAGAATQTKIDPVRAREYAELARSLAAELGAPGTPTVEWLLERPGVIVLDQPESVPEEMWPLLAEALTRALATLTARRETEGEALAKAVSELHDLLAGEVERMAARVPAALERRAAGLRERIRRLLGDATLDEGRLAMEVALLAERSDITEELARLRAHLDHFTGLVRDGGAVGRTLEFLIQEMNREVNTVASKADVLELSQSTIAAKSLLEKLREQVQNIE, from the coding sequence ATGACAGGGTACGGAACCGCAGAAGTCACGGGGGAACGGTTTGCCGTAGCCGCCGAGGCGCGGTCGCTGAACCACCGCCACCTGGACCTCGCGCTCAAGCTCCCGCGGTCGCTTTCGAGCCTGGAGCTGGAGGCGCGTCGTCTCATTCAGGGACAGGTGCAGCGGGGACGGCTCGACGTGAGCGTCGAGGTGCGCCCGCTCGCGGGCGCGGCGACGCAGACGAAGATCGATCCGGTCCGCGCCCGGGAGTACGCGGAGCTGGCGCGCTCCCTCGCCGCGGAACTCGGGGCTCCGGGGACGCCGACTGTCGAGTGGCTGCTCGAGCGCCCGGGCGTGATCGTGCTCGACCAGCCGGAGTCCGTCCCCGAGGAGATGTGGCCGCTCCTGGCCGAGGCCCTCACGCGTGCGCTCGCGACGCTGACCGCGCGGCGGGAGACCGAGGGCGAAGCGCTGGCGAAGGCGGTGTCGGAGCTCCACGACCTGCTGGCCGGCGAGGTGGAGCGGATGGCGGCGCGCGTGCCGGCCGCGCTCGAGCGCCGGGCGGCGGGGCTTCGCGAGCGGATCAGGCGGCTCCTGGGCGACGCGACCCTGGACGAAGGCCGCCTGGCGATGGAGGTGGCGCTCCTGGCCGAGCGGTCGGACATCACCGAGGAGCTCGCGCGCCTCCGGGCCCACCTGGACCACTTCACGGGCCTGGTGCGGGATGGCGGGGCGGTGGGCCGGACGCTGGAATTCCTGATCCAGGAGATGAACCGCGAGGTCAACACGGTCGCCTCGAAGGCGGACGTCCTCGAGCTCTCGCAGTCGACGATCGCGGCCAAGAGCCTCCTGGAGAAGCTCCGCGAACAGGTGCAGAACATTGAATGA
- a CDS encoding YifB family Mg chelatase-like AAA ATPase, translating into MLARVSSACLSGIEAVLVAVEVDVTAGLPAFTMVGLPDSTVRESRERVRSAVRNAGYTFPMDRITVSLAPADLRKEGAAFDLPVALGILAATGCVKRDPLAGLVVLGELALDGEVRPVRGVLPVALACRREGVAGLLLPQGNSREAAVVDRLSVVPIRTLREAAEWLNGERALEPIVLDPSTLLSQPLEDDADFAEVRGQAHAKRALEVAAAGGHNVLMIGPPGAGKTMLARRVPTILPALLLDEAIEVSAIWSVAGLLPPDRALVTARPFRAPHHTVSEAGLIGGGSLPHPGEVSLAHLGVLFLDELPEFPQHVLEALRQPLEDGQVVLSRAARAATFPCRFQLVGAANPCRRGCPTLEACLCTPWDRERYLARLSRPLLDRIDLHLELPAVVPADLAPSAAGEPSAVIRARVANARALQAERFARPGVRVNARMSARQVRRFCAMPADAQRLLALAMARLGFSARAHDRLLKVARTIADLEGQDAIAAEHLAEAIQYRSLERRLP; encoded by the coding sequence ATGCTGGCGCGCGTTTCCTCGGCCTGTCTCAGCGGGATCGAGGCCGTGCTGGTGGCCGTGGAGGTGGACGTGACCGCCGGGCTCCCCGCTTTCACGATGGTCGGGCTGCCCGATTCCACGGTCCGCGAGAGCCGCGAGCGCGTCCGCAGCGCCGTCCGGAATGCCGGCTACACCTTCCCGATGGACCGCATCACGGTCAGCCTCGCGCCGGCCGACCTCAGAAAGGAGGGCGCCGCCTTCGACTTGCCGGTGGCGCTCGGGATCCTCGCGGCCACCGGCTGCGTCAAGCGTGACCCTCTCGCCGGTCTCGTCGTGCTCGGAGAGCTCGCCCTGGACGGCGAAGTCCGACCGGTGCGAGGGGTCCTCCCGGTCGCGCTGGCCTGCCGGCGGGAGGGTGTCGCCGGGCTCCTCCTCCCTCAGGGCAACAGCCGCGAGGCAGCGGTCGTGGATCGGTTGAGCGTCGTGCCGATCCGGACGCTCCGCGAGGCTGCCGAATGGCTCAACGGTGAGCGCGCGCTCGAGCCGATCGTGCTCGACCCGTCGACGCTGCTGAGTCAGCCCCTGGAGGACGACGCCGACTTCGCCGAGGTGCGCGGCCAGGCCCACGCCAAGCGTGCCCTGGAAGTGGCCGCAGCGGGTGGCCACAACGTCCTCATGATCGGCCCACCCGGCGCGGGCAAAACGATGCTGGCCCGACGCGTGCCGACGATTCTCCCGGCGCTCTTGCTCGACGAAGCCATCGAGGTCTCTGCGATCTGGAGCGTGGCGGGCCTCCTCCCGCCGGACCGGGCGCTCGTGACCGCGCGCCCGTTTCGCGCTCCCCACCACACGGTGTCCGAGGCCGGCCTGATCGGGGGCGGCAGCTTGCCTCACCCCGGCGAGGTCAGCCTCGCCCACCTCGGCGTCCTGTTCCTCGACGAGCTGCCCGAGTTCCCCCAGCATGTCCTCGAGGCCCTGCGCCAGCCCCTCGAAGACGGCCAGGTCGTCCTCTCGCGCGCCGCGCGCGCGGCCACCTTCCCCTGCCGCTTCCAGCTCGTCGGAGCCGCCAACCCCTGCCGCCGCGGCTGCCCGACCCTCGAGGCCTGCCTCTGCACGCCCTGGGATCGCGAGCGCTACCTGGCGCGCCTCTCGCGCCCGTTGCTGGACCGGATCGATCTCCACCTCGAGCTGCCGGCGGTCGTCCCCGCCGACCTGGCGCCGAGCGCGGCCGGAGAGCCGTCGGCCGTGATCCGCGCGCGCGTCGCGAACGCCCGGGCCCTCCAGGCCGAGCGCTTCGCCAGGCCCGGTGTCCGCGTCAACGCCCGGATGAGCGCCAGACAGGTCCGCCGCTTCTGCGCCATGCCCGCCGACGCCCAGCGCCTCCTGGCTCTCGCCATGGCGCGCCTCGGCTTCTCCGCCCGCGCCCATGACCGGCTCCTCAAGGTGGCCCGCACGATCGCTGATCTCGAGGGGCAGGACGCGATCGCTGCGGAGCACCTCGCGGAGGCCATCCAGTA
- the gmk gene encoding guanylate kinase — protein sequence MNRRRGALIVVSAPSGAGKTTLCREVRSVVPDLAYSVSYTTRAPRPGEVDGSDFHFVSENVFREMMARGEFAEWAEVHGNLYGTSARTLEAAMAAGRDILLDIDTQGASQLRGRYSEAVLVFVVAPSMKDLELRLRERKSDAPGEIARRLARAREEIAAWREYDYLIVNQDLKETVEQLAAVIRAERCRTGRLSLTLPDLT from the coding sequence GTGAATAGGCGGCGCGGGGCGCTGATCGTCGTGTCGGCCCCCTCCGGGGCGGGGAAGACGACGCTGTGTCGGGAAGTGCGATCGGTGGTGCCCGATCTCGCGTACTCGGTCTCGTACACGACGCGGGCGCCGCGGCCGGGCGAGGTGGACGGCAGCGACTTCCACTTCGTCTCGGAGAATGTCTTCCGGGAGATGATGGCCCGGGGTGAGTTCGCCGAGTGGGCCGAGGTCCACGGAAACCTCTACGGCACCTCCGCGCGCACGCTCGAGGCGGCGATGGCAGCCGGGCGCGACATCCTGCTCGACATCGACACGCAGGGCGCAAGCCAGTTGCGGGGCCGGTATTCCGAGGCGGTGCTCGTGTTCGTGGTCGCGCCCTCCATGAAGGACCTCGAGCTGCGGCTCAGGGAGCGGAAGTCGGACGCGCCGGGGGAGATCGCCCGGCGCCTGGCGCGGGCCCGGGAGGAGATCGCGGCCTGGCGCGAGTACGATTACCTGATCGTCAACCAGGATCTGAAGGAGACGGTGGAGCAGCTGGCTGCGGTGATCCGCGCGGAGCGTTGCCGCACGGGCCGGCTCTCCCTCACGCTCCCAGACCTGACGTAA
- a CDS encoding DUF370 domain-containing protein: MRADGVAGTRLVNVGHGNVVVASRIVAIVALDSLPVKRLIEGAKGSLKLVDATNGRRTRAVIVTESDHLVLSSLEPATLAQRLASPDRNLAGE; the protein is encoded by the coding sequence ATGAGGGCCGATGGCGTGGCGGGAACGCGGCTGGTGAACGTCGGGCACGGGAACGTGGTGGTGGCGAGCCGGATCGTGGCCATCGTGGCCCTGGACTCGCTGCCGGTGAAGCGCCTCATCGAGGGGGCGAAGGGGAGTCTCAAGCTCGTGGACGCCACCAACGGACGGCGGACGCGCGCGGTGATCGTGACGGAGAGCGACCACCTGGTCCTCTCCTCCCTCGAGCCGGCGACGCTGGCCCAGCGGCTCGCCTCTCCGGACCGGAACCTGGCGGGTGAATAG